In Cetobacterium sp. ZOR0034, the following are encoded in one genomic region:
- a CDS encoding type II toxin-antitoxin system HicB family antitoxin produces MKKDRYIYPAIFQQEDEGFNISFPDLPGAFTCGDSLEEALFMAKDCLGLYLYSLESRGLDLPNPSKPQNIKVDSTEFVQLIEVFMTPIRDDENNKCVRRNVTLPKWLNDLAKKNKINVSAILESSLKAKLGL; encoded by the coding sequence ATGAAAAAAGATAGATATATTTATCCAGCAATTTTTCAGCAAGAAGATGAAGGATTTAATATTTCTTTTCCAGATTTACCTGGAGCATTTACATGTGGTGATAGCTTAGAAGAAGCTTTATTTATGGCTAAAGATTGTTTAGGATTATATTTATATTCTTTAGAATCTAGAGGATTAGATCTTCCTAATCCAAGTAAACCTCAAAATATAAAAGTAGATTCAACAGAATTTGTTCAGTTAATTGAAGTTTTTATGACTCCTATTAGAGATGATGAAAATAATAAATGTGTTAGAAGAAATGTAACATTGCCTAAATGGCTTAATGATTTAGCTAAGAAAAATAAGATTAACGTGTCTGCTATTTTGGAAAGTAGCTTAAAAGCTAAATTAGGTTTGTAA
- a CDS encoding VWA domain-containing protein: MFSYVKKLFKSTSILNPFSKINILAKVGVKCLKTFIDNNFREKIIPIEGSVVYSDLYFGVEHSGVYIGNNEILNIVVDNFAESSVKKSSPEEFTDKSYLYKKIYVSCNSKGAVGNKDVSNGAIAHLGERGFYGLIFNNCHEFSEKCVEYSKNNYSFDNLFKLKDVNETWERTIKNLKLKSQKKLGATKWKLWDWKNQSEIEKEEEPDLDQIEKFWKDIVLNEENIKVLRDELDSCNEYMNEISDENIPKEAINLLTVFKEYLETVDKKYREVEKFIKITGCGYSYNEFLNMGEDFLALVKEIEKNKKIKEVIKRLGRNYISKEKKLKPKILKRNNNEILGVYKSDDLARILPSELTNFESEELEYLFYSKFLEKSLLTYEIVSKEHKYNSKEKKEYINLENKGPVIVCLDTSGSMNGMPILKAKALLLSISKILEKENRSLYIIIFGDKGEIKELNISNESEINQILPFLNSGFNGGTDFETPLEKAIDIIKNLKDYNKADILMITDGLCELSDKFIKKLEQKKSNLGINIYTIICNKDSINDRYSDEVINL, encoded by the coding sequence ATGTTTAGTTATGTTAAAAAGTTATTTAAAAGTACAAGTATATTAAATCCATTTTCAAAAATAAATATTTTAGCAAAAGTGGGCGTAAAATGTTTAAAAACATTTATAGACAATAACTTTAGAGAAAAAATAATCCCTATAGAAGGAAGTGTTGTCTATTCAGACTTATATTTTGGAGTGGAACATTCAGGAGTATATATTGGTAATAATGAAATTTTAAATATAGTTGTAGATAATTTTGCAGAAAGTAGTGTTAAAAAGTCTTCTCCTGAAGAGTTTACAGATAAAAGTTATCTTTATAAAAAAATATATGTATCTTGTAACTCAAAAGGTGCAGTTGGAAATAAAGATGTTTCTAATGGAGCTATTGCACATTTAGGTGAAAGAGGATTTTATGGATTAATTTTTAATAATTGCCATGAATTTAGTGAAAAATGTGTAGAGTATTCTAAGAATAATTATAGTTTTGATAATTTATTTAAGCTAAAAGATGTAAATGAAACTTGGGAACGAACTATAAAAAATCTTAAATTAAAATCTCAAAAAAAGCTTGGAGCAACTAAGTGGAAACTTTGGGATTGGAAAAACCAAAGTGAAATAGAAAAAGAAGAAGAACCAGATCTTGACCAAATAGAAAAATTTTGGAAAGATATAGTATTAAATGAAGAAAATATAAAAGTTTTAAGAGATGAATTAGACTCTTGTAATGAGTATATGAATGAAATTTCGGATGAGAATATTCCTAAAGAAGCTATAAATTTATTAACAGTATTTAAGGAATACTTAGAAACTGTTGATAAAAAGTATAGAGAAGTAGAAAAGTTTATTAAGATAACAGGGTGTGGATACAGTTATAATGAATTTTTAAATATGGGAGAAGATTTTTTAGCACTTGTAAAAGAGATAGAGAAAAATAAAAAAATAAAAGAAGTTATTAAAAGATTAGGAAGAAATTATATATCAAAAGAAAAAAAATTAAAGCCAAAAATTTTAAAAAGAAACAATAATGAAATATTAGGAGTTTATAAAAGTGATGATTTAGCTAGAATATTACCTTCTGAGTTAACTAATTTTGAGTCTGAAGAGTTAGAATATCTATTTTATTCAAAATTCTTGGAAAAAAGTTTATTAACATATGAAATTGTTTCTAAAGAACACAAGTACAATTCAAAAGAAAAAAAAGAATATATTAATTTAGAAAATAAGGGGCCTGTTATTGTATGTCTTGATACATCTGGAAGTATGAATGGGATGCCTATTTTAAAAGCAAAAGCTCTTTTATTATCAATTTCTAAAATATTGGAAAAAGAAAATAGAAGTCTTTATATCATTATTTTTGGTGATAAAGGTGAAATTAAAGAATTAAATATTTCTAACGAATCTGAGATAAATCAGATACTTCCTTTTTTAAACTCTGGCTTTAATGGAGGAACAGACTTTGAAACTCCTTTAGAGAAAGCAATAGATATAATAAAGAATTTAAAAGATTACAATAAAGCAGATATACTAATGATAACTGATGGTTTATGTGAATTAAGTGATAAATTTATAAAAAAACTAGAACAAAAAAAATCAAACCTAGGAATTAATATATATACTATAATCTGCAATAAAGATAGTATAAACGATAGGTATAGTGATGAAGTAATTAATTTATAA
- a CDS encoding type II toxin-antitoxin system HicA family toxin has protein sequence MSYNSKDLIQLLKNNGWILDRINGSHHIFYKGSVTIVVPHPRKDMKKGTYLSILKAAGLK, from the coding sequence ATGTCATATAACTCAAAAGACCTCATTCAACTATTAAAAAATAATGGTTGGATTTTAGATAGAATTAATGGTTCTCATCATATTTTTTATAAAGGGAGTGTGACTATAGTAGTTCCTCATCCTAGAAAAGATATGAAAAAAGGTACGTATCTTTCTATCTTGAAGGCTGCGGGATTAAAATAA